The sequence GATGCTTACGGCGACGAGGAAATTCCCTATCACCTGGCGACGCAGCAGTTTCTCGAGGCCGTACGCCGTGCGCTGAACCCCAGCGGCATCGTGATCGCCAACCTCTGGAGCCGCGGCTTGAATCCGCTCTACGACTCGATGGTCAGAACCTACCAGCGCGTCTTCGCCAGCGTCTATTTGCTCGATGTTCGGGACACGGGCAACAGGATCGTCGTCGCCCTGCCACAGGAACAGCGACTCGAACGTCGCACCCTGGCGAGAAAGGCCAGGGCGGTATCGAGAAACAAGCGATTGAAGTTCGATCTGGGGGACCTTGTCATGCAGGGCTTCCGGCAGGAACCGGAGGTGGATCCCGATGCGCCGGTTCTCAAGGACAAGGTTCCGACCACAACTGCGGCCTCGCAGCCGGTCGGATAGCGGATCCCGCACCGTCAGACGGGCTCGTCGTCGGCTTCTTCGACGTAGGCGGCCGGTTCGTCCGGCTGCTCCTGTCTTCCTCCGACGAAGCCGGCCTGTGCTTCCAGACTTCGCCCGGAGCCCTTTACTACCACCGATCCCTCCCCGAGGACCCCTTCCATCGCGCGGCGGAAGTCTGCTGTCGGCGTTACCCCCGTTCGCCCGTTCGCACGCAGCGTCACCTTCAGGTTACCGGAGGTCAGCATTTCGATCAGCACCGTCCGGTCGCCCCGGAATCGATCGAGCGTGTCGCGAACGCGCTTGAGCAGGGAGGCTTCAGCCCCGACGCAGTTGACCTTCAGAAGCACCGACGAACTGAGGCGCTCGTCGCCGAATTCCATCGGAATCACTTCCGTCGCCTTCAGCGACGGCTCTTCCCGCCTGCGGTCCACGCGACCTTTGAAGAAGACCAGGGATTCCGGCGCCAGTTGCGCCTGATACTTCTCCAGGTCTCTGGAAAAGACCATGACCTCCACCTGTCCCCACAAATCCTCGAGCGTGAGGATGGCCATTTTCGAACCGGCGTTGCGGCCGCTCTTGGTCAGCATCGTGCGCATCCGGCTGATCAGTCCGCCGAGAATGACCTCCGCACCGTCGTCGTAGCGCTTCAGGTCGCTCGTACGGGCGGTGGCGTACTTGAGCAGCGTTTGCTCGTGCGAGGTGAGCGGGTGCCGGGTCACATAGAACCCCAGTGTGGCCTTCTCGTGGGCCAGCATCTCCGCCTCGCTCCACTGCTCGCCTGGGATGCGCGGTTCCGCTCGCGGCACGAGCCCACCGGGGCCGCCGAACAGGGATAACTGGCCGCAACGCCGGTCGGCCGCTGCCGAGCTCCCCGCCGCGATGGCGTCGTCAAGAACCATGGTCAGCCCCTTGCGGGTCGCGCCGGTCGAGTCGAATGCACCGCACTTGATCAGCGCATCCAATACGCCCCGATTCACCGCCGACAGGTCCACCCGCTCGCAAAAGTCGAAAATCGACTTGAACGGCCCACCTTCGCTCCGTGCCGCCCGAATCGCGCTCACCGCCTTCTCGCCCACCCCCTTGATGGCCTGCAATCCAAAACGGATCTCGCCCTTGCCCCGCTCGGATCGGATCACCGTGAAATCATTATCCGACAGGTTGACGTCCGGCGCCGACACCCGGATCCCCATCCGCTTGCATTCCTCGATGTACTCGACAACCTTGTCGGTCGAATCCATTTCGAGCGTCAGCAGCGCCGCCATGTACTCGGTGGGGTAGTACACCTTCATGTACGCCGTCTTGTAGGCCACCAGGGCATAGCCGGTCGAGTGCGACTTATTGAACGCATATCCGCCGAAACGCAGGATGTCCTCAAAGATCTCCTCGGCCGTCCGGCGCGGGACTCCCTTCTCGGCGCAGCCCCTCACGAACGGCTCGCGCATCGACTCGATCATGGCCGTCTTCTTCTTGCTGATCGCCTTGGCCAGCCGGAATGCCTGTTTCAGCTCGATTCCTCCCAGCCGGTTCACCAGCCGCGAAACCTGCTCCTGATACACCAGAATACCGTAGGTCTCCCTGAGCACCTCGGTCATGATCGGGTGCGGAGTGCTCCATTGCTCGCCGTGCTTGCGGGCCACGTACGCGTCGATGTGCACCATTGGGCCGGGACGATACAGGGCGTTGGCCGCAATCAGGTCCTCGATGCGGTTCGGCTTCATCTTCATCACCACGTCCCGCATTCCGCCCGATTCGAACTGGAAGATGCCCTTGGTCTCGCCGCGAACGAAGAGCTGATAGACGTTCTGGTCGTCGAGTTCGATCCTGTCGAGGTCCAGGTCGATCCCCTGCTGTTTCTTTACCAGTTGCCTGGCCCGCTCGAGAACGGTGAGCGTCTTGAGGCCCAGAAAATCCATCTTCAGCAGCCCGCACGCCTCAACACTTGGCCCGTCGAATTGCGTGATCACCTGATCGGTGCCGGGCGGCTGGTACAGCGGGATGAAGTTCTCCAGCGGCTCGTCGCAGATCACCACGCCGGCCGCGTGCACCCCGGTGTGTCGCGACAGCCCCTCCAGTCGCCGGGCGACGTCGATGACCTTGCGGATCTGCTCGTTATCCGAGTAAAGCCTGCGAAGATCGGGCTCCTTCTCCATTGCCTTGTCGATGGTCATCTTCAGCTCTTCGGGAATCAGCTTGGTGATGGCGTTGGTTTCCTCGAAACCGAGACCCAACACGCGCCCGACATCCTTGACCGCCGCCCGCGGCTGCAGGGTCCCGAAGGTGATGATCTGGGCCACCTGCCCGTACTTCTTCCGCACGTAGTCGATGACCTCTTCCCGGCCCTCCTGGCAGATATCAATGTCGATATCCGGCATCTCGTCGCGGTCAGGGTCCATGAACCGCTCGAAATACAAGCCGTATCGCAGCGGGTCCGGCGCCGAAAGGCCCAGGCAGTAACCTACTACCGTCGAGCATCCGCTGCCCCTGGCTCCGCTGGGAATCCCCCGCGACCGGGCGTACTTCACGAAGTCCCACACGATCAGGAAATAGCTGCAGAAGCCCTTCGATGAGATGACCTCCAGCTCGTAGTCGATTCGCTCGCGGATCTCGTCGGTGATTTCGCCGTATTTGGCTCTGGCCCCCTCGTAGACGAGCTCTCGCAGGTATTCACGGTCGCTCTTGCCGCCCGGCACGCGGTACACCGGGGCATGCGTCTTGCCGAACTCCAGCTCAACGTTGCACATGTCGGCGATGCGCTGGGTGTTCTCCAGGGCCTCGGGGACGTCCTTGAACGTTTCCCACATCTCCGCCGGCGACCGCAGATAGAACAGGTTCGAAGGCAACCGCATCCGGTCATCGTCCGTCAGCCTCTTGCCCGTGCTGATGCAGCAGAGCACCTCGTGGGCTTCGGCATCCTCGACATCCAAATAATGCACGTCGTTGGTCGCCACCAGACCCACGCCGAGACGCCGGGCGAGGTCGATCATCGCCGGATTGACCACCTTCTGCTCGTCCATCCCCTGGTCCTGGAGCTCCAGGAAGAACCCGTCCTCGCCGAGAATGTCGAGATAGGTGCGGGTGATCTCCTCGGCCGCCTGCACGTCGCCTCGCAGCAGGGCCTGCGGTACCTCGCCGCCCAGGCACGCACTCATGCCGATGAGGCCCTCACGGTGGGCCTGCAGCACCTCCTTGTCGATCCGCGGACGATAGTAGAACCCCTCGCGGTAGGCGATCGAGGCGATCTTGAGCAGATGGCCGTAACCCGTTCGGTTGCGCGCCAACAAAAGGAGGTGATAGCTGGCTTCTTGAATGCCCCGCGATTCGCGCTCCCGCCGGTCCCCCGGGGCCATGTACACCTCGCACCCCAGAATCGGCTTTACCCCTGCCTTGACCGCCGCCTGGTAGAAAGGGACCACCCCGAACAGGTTCCCGTGGTCGGTCATCGCCACCGCCGACGAGCCCTGCAGCTTGGTCTTCTCAACCAGATCCTTGATTCGCACCGCCCCGTCCAGCAGGCTGAAATGCGTGTGAACGTGCAGATGTGTGAATTTCCCCGGCGACATCCCTGCCACTCCTGTCAAACCCCGCCTCGAACAGCCTGTGTGAAAACCAACGAACCCGACCGGTAGGGCGGTGTCGAGGTCGCCAAGGCGACCGAGACCTGCCGTATCACTCGGCGGGTGCCCCACCTGCTTCTTGCAGGTGGGGGAGCGATGATCTCGTCCTTCCGACCCGCCCCGGGTACCACCGGAGGCTTGCCCGCCAAGGTCTTTTCCCGCTGGACCGGAACACGGGCAGGCAAGAGACCCGAACGACTCGCCTTCCCATTCGTGCTGTTCTCTGCTGGACCGATCTTAAAGACCCCGATCAGTCCCTGGCAAGCCTTCCAGCCCATTCCGCAGCGGCGACCTGTGAGTTGTCAACCGTTCTTCAATTCATCCTTTGCCCCTCAGCCCTCTCCCGGACCCCGAGTCTCCCACCCCTTCAATTGATCCTTCATCCATCCGCCTTATCCTGAACCCCGAACCCTGAACCCTTGACGCCCCAGCCGTCCTGCCGCTATATAACATCATGGTCAACGATACCCGCAAAGTGGCCGAGCGAATGAACCGGTCCGGATATCCCGGCTCCAAGATCACCGGCGAAGGGA is a genomic window of Phycisphaerae bacterium containing:
- a CDS encoding DNA polymerase III subunit alpha, whose translation is MSPGKFTHLHVHTHFSLLDGAVRIKDLVEKTKLQGSSAVAMTDHGNLFGVVPFYQAAVKAGVKPILGCEVYMAPGDRRERESRGIQEASYHLLLLARNRTGYGHLLKIASIAYREGFYYRPRIDKEVLQAHREGLIGMSACLGGEVPQALLRGDVQAAEEITRTYLDILGEDGFFLELQDQGMDEQKVVNPAMIDLARRLGVGLVATNDVHYLDVEDAEAHEVLCCISTGKRLTDDDRMRLPSNLFYLRSPAEMWETFKDVPEALENTQRIADMCNVELEFGKTHAPVYRVPGGKSDREYLRELVYEGARAKYGEITDEIRERIDYELEVISSKGFCSYFLIVWDFVKYARSRGIPSGARGSGCSTVVGYCLGLSAPDPLRYGLYFERFMDPDRDEMPDIDIDICQEGREEVIDYVRKKYGQVAQIITFGTLQPRAAVKDVGRVLGLGFEETNAITKLIPEELKMTIDKAMEKEPDLRRLYSDNEQIRKVIDVARRLEGLSRHTGVHAAGVVICDEPLENFIPLYQPPGTDQVITQFDGPSVEACGLLKMDFLGLKTLTVLERARQLVKKQQGIDLDLDRIELDDQNVYQLFVRGETKGIFQFESGGMRDVVMKMKPNRIEDLIAANALYRPGPMVHIDAYVARKHGEQWSTPHPIMTEVLRETYGILVYQEQVSRLVNRLGGIELKQAFRLAKAISKKKTAMIESMREPFVRGCAEKGVPRRTAEEIFEDILRFGGYAFNKSHSTGYALVAYKTAYMKVYYPTEYMAALLTLEMDSTDKVVEYIEECKRMGIRVSAPDVNLSDNDFTVIRSERGKGEIRFGLQAIKGVGEKAVSAIRAARSEGGPFKSIFDFCERVDLSAVNRGVLDALIKCGAFDSTGATRKGLTMVLDDAIAAGSSAAADRRCGQLSLFGGPGGLVPRAEPRIPGEQWSEAEMLAHEKATLGFYVTRHPLTSHEQTLLKYATARTSDLKRYDDGAEVILGGLISRMRTMLTKSGRNAGSKMAILTLEDLWGQVEVMVFSRDLEKYQAQLAPESLVFFKGRVDRRREEPSLKATEVIPMEFGDERLSSSVLLKVNCVGAEASLLKRVRDTLDRFRGDRTVLIEMLTSGNLKVTLRANGRTGVTPTADFRRAMEGVLGEGSVVVKGSGRSLEAQAGFVGGRQEQPDEPAAYVEEADDEPV